A window of Dorea formicigenerans contains these coding sequences:
- a CDS encoding alpha/beta hydrolase produces the protein MSQRNFEKLNDKGSQLIAESNRITDITDSKWGHPDGADFWYIDPALNIETATLYNPEVSDEEKLKLGKKRQQAYYDQWWSTEHTCDIEKYEVPGCEEEPDTPVEVWVVKPKNIKPRKNRVLYYVVGGALVSLNPNAYPIERLCEEHKCIGIVPIYRLSWEAKYPAAINDLHAAYKWMNENADMLGIHPNKVVLSGSSTGGHLALALAFRLKRYGYSPRGIVTVSAQTDDREKDGSSFYSGVWDSVEQHDGLYQWLGRNFDSNRVGPEALANHATVEDCIGFPPTFMYQSEMDPDIFGNIEFYTKLLKAHSFAEYHVFGGAHHNNGVWSVIKNCGEPNDYSIRIAQMFDSNIEDCFKYDLRRPWVVEDYKAAFKEKFGE, from the coding sequence ATGTCACAGAGAAATTTTGAAAAATTGAATGACAAAGGATCTCAACTTATTGCGGAAAGTAACAGGATTACTGACATTACAGATTCGAAATGGGGACACCCGGATGGAGCAGATTTCTGGTACATAGATCCGGCTTTAAATATTGAGACGGCAACTTTGTACAACCCAGAAGTTTCGGATGAAGAAAAACTTAAGTTGGGAAAAAAGAGACAACAGGCATATTATGATCAGTGGTGGAGTACAGAACATACCTGCGATATCGAAAAATACGAAGTGCCAGGGTGTGAAGAAGAGCCTGACACACCAGTGGAAGTGTGGGTAGTGAAACCTAAAAATATAAAACCACGTAAGAATCGTGTGCTTTACTATGTGGTTGGAGGAGCACTCGTTTCACTGAATCCTAATGCATATCCGATTGAGCGACTTTGTGAGGAACATAAATGCATTGGTATTGTTCCGATTTATCGACTTTCATGGGAGGCAAAGTATCCGGCTGCAATCAATGACCTACATGCAGCATATAAATGGATGAATGAAAATGCGGATATGCTTGGTATTCATCCAAACAAAGTTGTATTGAGTGGATCAAGTACAGGCGGACACCTTGCATTGGCATTAGCATTCCGTCTGAAGAGATATGGATATAGTCCAAGAGGAATTGTAACGGTTAGTGCACAGACAGACGATAGAGAGAAAGATGGATCTTCTTTCTATAGTGGTGTATGGGATTCTGTTGAACAGCATGATGGATTATATCAATGGTTAGGTAGAAACTTTGATTCTAACAGGGTAGGACCAGAGGCACTTGCTAATCATGCAACAGTAGAGGATTGTATTGGATTCCCGCCAACATTTATGTATCAAAGTGAAATGGATCCGGATATTTTTGGAAATATTGAATTTTACACGAAGCTTTTGAAAGCACATTCATTTGCTGAATATCATGTGTTTGGAGGAGCTCATCATAACAATGGAGTATGGTCAGTCATTAAGAATTGTGGTGAACCAAATGATTACTCTATTCGTATTGCACAAATGTTTGATAGCAATATAGAAGACTGTTTTAAATATGATTTAAGAAGACCATGGGTTGTGGAAGATTATAAAGCTGCGTTTAAAGAAAAATTTGGTGAGTAA
- a CDS encoding helix-turn-helix domain-containing protein gives MTLFELLQTPLMKNAVVEHGNANLDSDVTWCSPDIALRFDNWIIPGLLLVYTGELEEQEFKNVYKALQECNASGILVFDDKPFEDGCLYGKQLKCYDNQRIPVIHMPVYTNMLSFTKQLSVVLATNFENERYVENWLREICYSGNEVCDRNIVGERFGYHSQNKYICMILRLEKKRDEHSIGVEMNLKQAEGIVSNYVTQKNENVLSFLDGETVISFVPFPNNIRRSVVHEELKNVFEEIKKVISGRIWSAVVGSLVKNLDDFRKSYLDAIQTENVVYELKNQIQFYDDWYAHIFILKRSEEELEQLVDQVLDPLFEHQDLLQLLAVYYTYGEDLKATAERLFIHVNTVKYRLKKVDEILGYNSRESNARFRLQLAIIAYQHLQQNECKV, from the coding sequence ATGACTTTATTTGAATTATTACAAACTCCACTTATGAAAAATGCAGTTGTAGAACATGGAAATGCAAATTTAGATTCAGATGTTACTTGGTGTTCGCCAGATATTGCTCTCAGATTTGATAATTGGATTATACCAGGTCTTCTTCTTGTATATACCGGAGAATTAGAAGAACAGGAGTTTAAAAATGTGTATAAAGCATTACAAGAATGTAATGCTTCAGGAATCTTGGTATTTGACGATAAACCATTTGAGGATGGGTGCTTATATGGAAAACAGTTGAAGTGTTATGATAATCAAAGAATTCCTGTCATACATATGCCGGTATATACGAATATGTTAAGTTTTACGAAACAATTGTCGGTTGTTCTTGCTACAAATTTTGAAAATGAAAGATATGTAGAAAATTGGTTACGGGAAATTTGTTATTCAGGAAATGAAGTTTGTGATAGAAATATTGTGGGCGAACGGTTTGGCTATCATTCGCAAAACAAGTACATATGTATGATTTTGAGGCTCGAAAAGAAACGGGACGAACATTCAATAGGAGTAGAAATGAATTTGAAACAGGCAGAAGGAATTGTTTCAAATTATGTGACACAGAAAAACGAAAACGTACTTTCTTTTTTAGATGGAGAGACTGTGATTTCATTTGTTCCCTTTCCAAATAATATTCGAAGAAGTGTGGTTCATGAAGAATTAAAAAATGTTTTTGAAGAGATAAAAAAGGTCATTTCAGGAAGAATTTGGAGTGCGGTAGTAGGCTCTTTGGTGAAAAATCTGGATGATTTTAGAAAGAGTTATTTAGATGCAATACAGACAGAAAATGTAGTATATGAACTAAAAAACCAGATTCAATTTTATGATGACTGGTATGCACACATATTTATATTAAAGAGATCAGAGGAAGAATTAGAGCAGTTGGTAGACCAAGTGTTAGACCCGTTGTTTGAACATCAGGATCTATTGCAACTACTTGCTGTTTATTATACTTATGGAGAGGATTTAAAAGCAACAGCAGAACGTTTGTTTATTCATGTTAATACAGTAAAATATCGATTGAAAAAAGTGGATGAGATTCTTGGATATAATTCAAGAGAATCAAATGCCAGATTTCGATTACAATTAGCAATTATTGCATATCAGCATTTACAACAAAATGAATGCAAAGTTTAG
- a CDS encoding CidA/LrgA family protein, producing MKFLKQFGIILVFSFIGELLNHVLPLPVPASIYGIILMFTCLKLGFFPLSEIEETGRFLIEIMPLMFIPAAVGLLEAWDIIRSVWILYLVVTIFSTIFVMAVSGMTTQYMIRYSASKKAALKKALSVKEGECSYGIF from the coding sequence ATGAAATTTTTGAAACAATTCGGGATTATTCTTGTCTTTTCTTTCATCGGAGAATTGTTGAACCATGTACTTCCGCTTCCAGTTCCTGCAAGCATCTATGGAATTATATTGATGTTCACCTGTTTAAAATTGGGTTTCTTCCCTCTTTCAGAGATTGAAGAAACAGGTCGATTTCTGATTGAAATCATGCCACTAATGTTTATTCCAGCTGCTGTAGGACTTTTAGAAGCATGGGATATTATTCGGTCAGTATGGATTCTGTACCTTGTTGTTACTATTTTCTCTACTATATTTGTTATGGCTGTCTCTGGCATGACTACTCAATATATGATTCGTTATTCCGCTTCAAAAAAAGCAGCGTTAAAAAAAGCTTTGTCTGTCAAGGAAGGGGAATGTAGCTATGGAATTTTTTAA
- a CDS encoding DUF3784 domain-containing protein encodes MKLVDLATGSDWIVWIVFVIFAVFSIILLSGHGSWFISGYNTASKEEKEKYDEKKLCRTMGIGMSIIAILALTMGLLENILPAFFVYIALGIILVDVVVIIILGNTLCRK; translated from the coding sequence ATGAAATTAGTAGATTTAGCAACAGGTTCTGATTGGATAGTGTGGATTGTCTTTGTGATATTTGCTGTATTTTCTATTATTTTACTTTCTGGACACGGGAGTTGGTTTATTTCCGGATATAATACGGCTTCAAAAGAAGAAAAGGAAAAATATGATGAAAAGAAGTTATGCAGAACAATGGGAATTGGAATGTCTATTATAGCAATTCTTGCATTGACAATGGGCTTGCTTGAAAATATTTTGCCTGCATTTTTTGTATATATTGCATTGGGGATTATTTTGGTTGATGTCGTAGTAATTATCATTTTAGGAAATACACTATGCAGAAAGTAA
- a CDS encoding L-lactate permease, with translation MYALIAAIPILLTVILMVGFNWPAKRALPASWLVACFVAGFIWKMGILEIGAQTLAGFLSAFETLSIIFGAILLMNVLKQSGAMASINNIFSNITKDARIQAILVGYVFAGFIEGAAGFGTPAALSAPILISLGFPPLAAAAVCLIYNSTPVCPGPVGVPTLTASSVVSSSVTALGGDPDKFTAMLTKWTCIPHMVGGLFIIFIGLCVLCKVFGKNHSFKDALKALPFCILTGVVVGVLYLTMAVFVGPELTSMVAFLAALPILILAAKKGFLMPKEVMTFDGVEKWGDQSWLSTQTVSQPQDKGMSPVKAWMPYVIISIILVLTRVGFFKIKPILTDEPFILHIDHILGFDTINWDFKFLWNPGIMPFTLIALITILLHKMSKHEAKVAIKDSFCQISGAAIALLFGVAMVNLYRYTSNANIGAKVASTVIDTFDYTNSSMLYVMADALANIFHGAYFIIAPFIGVLGAFMSGSCTVSNTLFSSLQFETASLLGMSQVLIVALQNCGGAIGNMVCVNNIVSVCATTGTSGNEGKLIKTNIIPCIIYCVIVATVVGIFMASGINPMPELLK, from the coding sequence ATGTATGCACTTATTGCTGCTATTCCTATTTTATTGACCGTCATACTAATGGTTGGCTTTAACTGGCCGGCAAAACGGGCCTTGCCCGCATCTTGGCTTGTTGCCTGTTTTGTTGCCGGATTTATCTGGAAAATGGGAATACTCGAAATTGGTGCTCAGACTCTTGCGGGTTTTCTGAGTGCTTTTGAAACACTTTCAATTATTTTTGGCGCAATCTTACTTATGAATGTTTTGAAACAATCTGGCGCAATGGCTTCTATTAATAATATCTTTTCAAATATTACAAAAGATGCCAGGATTCAAGCAATCCTTGTAGGATATGTATTTGCCGGATTTATCGAAGGCGCTGCCGGATTTGGAACACCTGCTGCACTTTCTGCTCCAATCTTAATCTCACTTGGATTCCCACCGTTGGCAGCAGCTGCTGTATGTTTAATTTACAACTCTACACCTGTTTGCCCGGGGCCTGTCGGTGTTCCAACACTGACAGCTTCCAGTGTTGTATCCTCTTCCGTAACAGCTCTTGGCGGTGATCCGGATAAGTTTACCGCTATGCTGACCAAATGGACCTGTATTCCACATATGGTTGGTGGTCTGTTCATTATTTTTATCGGACTTTGTGTCCTTTGTAAAGTCTTCGGAAAAAACCACAGTTTTAAAGATGCATTAAAAGCACTTCCATTCTGCATCCTTACAGGTGTTGTTGTCGGAGTTCTCTATCTTACAATGGCAGTTTTTGTAGGTCCAGAATTAACTTCTATGGTTGCTTTTCTTGCAGCATTGCCAATCTTAATCCTCGCTGCCAAAAAAGGATTTTTAATGCCAAAAGAAGTTATGACTTTTGATGGAGTGGAAAAATGGGGCGACCAAAGCTGGCTTTCAACGCAAACCGTCAGCCAGCCACAAGATAAAGGTATGTCGCCTGTTAAAGCATGGATGCCATACGTAATCATCAGTATTATCCTTGTTTTAACACGTGTTGGCTTTTTCAAAATAAAACCGATTCTCACAGATGAACCATTTATTCTGCACATTGATCATATTCTTGGATTTGACACGATCAACTGGGATTTTAAATTCTTATGGAATCCTGGTATTATGCCATTTACATTAATTGCTCTTATTACCATTCTGCTTCACAAAATGAGTAAACATGAAGCCAAGGTAGCAATCAAAGATTCTTTTTGTCAGATATCCGGTGCTGCTATTGCATTACTTTTCGGTGTTGCCATGGTTAATCTTTATCGCTACACAAGTAATGCTAACATAGGTGCAAAAGTTGCTTCCACAGTAATTGATACTTTTGATTATACAAACAGTAGTATGTTATATGTCATGGCAGATGCGCTAGCAAATATTTTTCATGGTGCATACTTTATTATCGCTCCATTTATCGGTGTACTCGGCGCCTTTATGTCAGGATCATGTACCGTATCCAACACCTTATTTTCTTCCCTGCAATTTGAAACAGCTTCTCTGCTAGGCATGTCCCAGGTATTGATTGTAGCCCTTCAAAACTGTGGTGGTGCAATTGGAAATATGGTATGTGTAAACAATATCGTATCTGTATGTGCTACAACTGGAACCAGCGGTAATGAAGGTAAATTAATCAAGACCAACATTATTCCTTGCATCATATACTGTGTAATTGTTGCTACCGTTGTCGGAATCTTCATGGCATCAGGAATTAACCCAATGCCTGAATTATTAAAGTAA
- a CDS encoding tyrosine-type recombinase/integrase encodes MDNPVTFSDITLLNTLATCANMTTDEVFKDFKIMANKKILKNHKYEIYYSESEKSWRTYLPDETKSNKRRPVKRKSKENLEKEIIRFYIEKQKAENRQNVTLEELYAEWLLYKRDYTSVKAKTIQEYVSEWNRFFKDTELVKMKIGEIKPITLIRFFREATKDRQFTHKRVSNARSVLNGIMSYAIEEEIISHNPVSDVNFKQFTYKPVEVQSDNVFSRDDTHKLLNYLRCIIEPYSLAIQLSFYLFIRVGETKAIRWEDIDYNNRLVYLHRQATCERTLNDDLTFSSRKVKVVNQMKGNTSHGFRKQFLTDEALKILHKAKELNPNGIYVFEPNGEIMTTDSFNRRLKKYCKEAGVPYHSSHKIRFYNASTAFDGNNLTTLSYLMGHSETATTLHYLRNVNKRKNDRLAFQNLGISS; translated from the coding sequence ATGGATAATCCCGTTACGTTTTCAGATATAACATTATTGAATACGTTAGCCACCTGTGCTAACATGACCACAGATGAAGTCTTCAAAGATTTTAAAATTATGGCAAATAAAAAAATCTTGAAGAATCACAAATATGAAATTTATTACTCGGAATCAGAAAAAAGCTGGCGTACTTATTTACCCGATGAAACCAAATCTAACAAACGCCGTCCTGTTAAGAGGAAGAGTAAAGAGAACCTTGAAAAAGAAATCATCAGATTTTATATCGAAAAGCAGAAAGCTGAAAACCGTCAGAATGTCACACTGGAAGAATTATATGCTGAATGGCTTTTGTATAAAAGAGATTATACTTCCGTAAAAGCAAAAACAATTCAAGAGTATGTATCTGAATGGAATAGATTTTTCAAAGATACAGAACTTGTTAAAATGAAGATAGGCGAAATCAAACCAATCACGCTTATCCGCTTTTTCAGAGAAGCTACAAAAGACCGGCAGTTCACGCACAAGCGAGTCAGTAATGCCCGTTCTGTTTTGAATGGAATAATGAGTTATGCGATCGAAGAAGAAATTATATCACATAATCCTGTCTCTGATGTGAATTTCAAACAGTTTACCTATAAGCCAGTAGAAGTACAAAGTGACAATGTATTTTCCCGTGATGATACGCATAAGTTATTAAATTATCTTCGGTGTATCATAGAGCCATATTCTCTTGCAATACAGTTATCTTTCTATCTGTTTATCCGTGTTGGAGAAACAAAAGCTATCCGTTGGGAAGATATTGACTACAATAACAGGCTTGTATATCTTCACAGACAGGCGACCTGTGAACGTACATTGAATGATGATTTAACATTCTCAAGCCGAAAAGTAAAAGTAGTAAATCAAATGAAAGGAAATACTTCTCATGGATTCCGTAAACAGTTCCTTACAGACGAAGCACTTAAAATTCTTCACAAAGCAAAGGAATTAAATCCAAATGGAATATATGTTTTTGAACCTAACGGTGAGATTATGACAACAGACAGCTTTAACCGCCGATTGAAGAAATATTGCAAAGAAGCCGGTGTTCCTTATCATTCCAGTCATAAAATCCGCTTTTACAATGCTTCAACAGCTTTTGACGGAAATAATCTTACAACCCTTAGTTATTTAATGGGACATAGTGAGACAGCTACAACATTGCATTACTTGCGGAATGTCAATAAGAGGAAGAATGACAGGCTTGCTTTTCAGAATCTTGGTATTTCATCATAA
- a CDS encoding rolling circle replication-associated protein encodes MSKTKECFAYNTKIIETPATKEVYIYENPIFIHSKEKADLTDTSNRKKFDEMSAHKQYDSLKRKQKHYEQARWDIARIVDCNFDNKTKFVTLTFKENIQEILITNREFKYFIQRLNYYLYHTKTQLLKYLATWEKQKRGAIHYHVIFFDFPYIAKEKLQNLWSHGFIKINRIDVDSKENRGRYLSKYFGKDLDLKEHKKKAFFKSQNLKVPHETKVMLTEDILHDLQKENIVFQKEYTRQIYDTNAFLSTGSCLKDSSVIYIKIKKENPCVKGESYG; translated from the coding sequence GTGAGCAAAACAAAAGAGTGTTTTGCATACAATACGAAAATCATTGAAACTCCTGCTACAAAAGAAGTATATATTTACGAAAACCCTATTTTTATTCACTCGAAAGAAAAGGCAGATTTAACAGACACAAGTAACCGAAAAAAATTTGATGAAATGTCAGCTCATAAGCAATATGACAGTTTAAAACGCAAGCAGAAGCATTACGAACAGGCTCGTTGGGATATTGCCCGTATTGTTGACTGCAACTTTGATAACAAAACAAAATTTGTAACGCTGACATTTAAAGAAAACATTCAGGAAATCCTGATAACTAACCGAGAATTTAAGTATTTTATCCAGCGATTAAATTATTATTTGTACCATACCAAAACCCAGTTATTAAAATACCTTGCAACGTGGGAGAAACAGAAGCGTGGAGCAATCCATTATCATGTTATTTTCTTTGATTTTCCGTATATAGCAAAAGAAAAATTACAGAATTTATGGTCACATGGATTTATTAAAATCAATCGCATTGATGTAGACAGCAAAGAAAACAGAGGTCGTTATCTTAGCAAGTATTTTGGAAAAGACCTTGATTTGAAGGAACATAAGAAAAAAGCCTTTTTTAAATCTCAAAATCTGAAAGTTCCACACGAAACAAAAGTCATGCTGACCGAAGACATTTTACATGACTTACAAAAAGAAAATATCGTCTTTCAGAAAGAATACACAAGGCAAATTTACGATACCAACGCTTTCTTATCTACTGGTTCATGCTTAAAGGACAGCAGTGTTATCTACATCAAAATTAAAAAAGAAAATCCTTGCGTAAAGGGGGAATCTTATGGATAA
- a CDS encoding helix-turn-helix domain-containing protein, giving the protein MNKIKELRKEKNITVAELAKELGISQSMLTNYENGNGTPRDESIWEKLSQIFGVSKSHVMGLTTDIETANKTKQLKVVVDTSQPISIQPKNQTDLDVLLKLDLIDSEDMEEVSEFLDKLLAQEKYEGRRESNVKYVVE; this is encoded by the coding sequence ATGAATAAAATAAAAGAATTGCGGAAAGAAAAGAATATAACCGTTGCGGAACTTGCAAAAGAATTAGGCATTTCACAAAGTATGCTTACGAACTATGAAAATGGAAACGGAACGCCGAGAGATGAATCTATATGGGAAAAATTATCACAGATATTCGGCGTGAGTAAAAGCCACGTTATGGGATTAACTACGGATATTGAAACAGCAAATAAGACAAAACAGTTGAAAGTGGTTGTGGATACATCTCAGCCGATCTCAATACAACCGAAGAATCAGACAGACCTTGATGTATTGTTAAAACTGGATTTGATAGACAGTGAAGACATGGAAGAAGTGTCAGAATTTCTTGATAAACTGTTGGCACAGGAGAAATATGAGGGACGGAGAGAATCAAACGTTAAATATGTCGTTGAGTAG
- a CDS encoding SF0329 family protein — MATWSGIRKKLETEYLAQSLQGHIQYYVTSYSKSPDHEGRAAIRYDGKEIIKGCYWNNWSKAGMFPQDEKYEKRIKVENAYMDDVAIKLGIFDQRCFYNAFAEFDNQDIETSLKSENLIVKIFAVLDRRVGKRRLKIMKETIMDEPDTFQEFYAIRVKAEGLL; from the coding sequence ATGGCAACATGGAGTGGTATAAGAAAAAAGTTGGAAACGGAATATCTGGCTCAAAGTCTGCAAGGTCATATTCAGTATTATGTAACATCATATAGTAAGAGTCCCGACCATGAGGGACGGGCGGCAATAAGATATGATGGAAAAGAAATCATCAAAGGATGCTATTGGAACAATTGGTCGAAAGCAGGCATGTTTCCCCAAGACGAAAAATATGAGAAACGCATAAAAGTAGAAAATGCGTATATGGACGATGTAGCTATAAAATTGGGAATTTTTGACCAACGCTGTTTTTATAATGCATTTGCAGAGTTTGATAATCAAGATATTGAAACAAGCCTTAAAAGTGAAAATTTAATCGTAAAAATATTTGCTGTATTGGATAGACGAGTTGGTAAACGGAGATTAAAAATTATGAAAGAAACAATAATGGACGAACCAGATACATTCCAAGAGTTTTATGCAATTCGGGTAAAAGCAGAAGGACTGTTATAA
- a CDS encoding TetR/AcrR family transcriptional regulator C-terminal domain-containing protein, protein MANNQITKEALATALKKLLEKQPLSKISVKHITDYCNISRNTFYYHFQDKYELINWVFYTDMLQNVNSFNDPSKLTDSFLNVCKCLYANRKFYLACFQYVGQNSLYEYLNDLYYEMWKINIDMRYSESGFKLTESELQLMAKMKAHSLVGIISDWVKDGMRDNYMSYFEQVHAVLEFEASGYAHLTEERMLGEHMEKANMIGRKKCLKVC, encoded by the coding sequence ATGGCTAATAATCAGATAACGAAAGAAGCGTTGGCGACCGCATTAAAGAAGTTATTGGAGAAACAACCATTATCTAAAATCTCTGTCAAGCATATTACAGATTATTGTAATATAAGCAGGAACACATTTTATTATCATTTTCAAGATAAATACGAATTAATTAACTGGGTTTTTTATACGGATATGCTTCAAAATGTAAATTCGTTTAATGATCCATCTAAACTGACAGATAGCTTTTTAAATGTATGTAAGTGTTTATATGCAAATCGAAAATTCTATCTTGCATGTTTTCAGTATGTGGGTCAGAATTCATTATATGAATATCTGAATGATCTTTATTATGAAATGTGGAAAATTAATATTGATATGCGCTATTCCGAATCAGGATTTAAATTAACAGAGTCAGAGTTGCAGCTCATGGCGAAAATGAAAGCGCATTCTTTAGTTGGAATTATTTCGGACTGGGTCAAGGATGGAATGCGAGATAATTATATGAGTTATTTTGAACAAGTACATGCAGTATTGGAATTTGAAGCTTCGGGTTATGCACATTTAACAGAAGAGCGAATGCTGGGAGAGCATATGGAAAAAGCGAATATGATTGGCAGAAAGAAGTGTTTGAAAGTATGTTAG
- a CDS encoding alpha/beta hydrolase has protein sequence MGLEKFRIRDDVKWAHPELEQAYALMGNSVGYAEVLLNDDLSFEERQEFAAHAEDGFKDYLPDYDWSRVTEYEAKGCIDEPDAPKVKVLVANPREGKWRYKRNSPCILIIPGGGLTTCFRFTAAIEDWADKYGVPVATFNYRTLCMGAQYPQPMNDCEAAYNFLTEHAKELNISANKIIIHGNSSGGHLSLALCHRLKKRGITPRGCLVWVPIIDDRPLPQYRSLSINSAFWGGSDAAQSARQYLGKMNNMVDVPAEAFPGRATVEECVGLPPTFIHAMANDNGVDQAYDYASKLAAAGVYVELHNWGGSQHCSLSTAANVLDKDDPTAEYAQLFNAVNEKEFKDMFENDLRRPWTVEEFNEKN, from the coding sequence ATGGGACTTGAAAAATTTAGAATTCGTGATGATGTTAAATGGGCACATCCAGAACTGGAGCAGGCATATGCACTGATGGGAAATTCTGTTGGATATGCAGAAGTACTTTTAAATGATGATCTGTCATTTGAAGAACGACAGGAATTTGCAGCACATGCGGAAGATGGATTTAAAGATTACCTGCCAGATTATGATTGGAGCCGTGTAACAGAATATGAAGCAAAAGGTTGTATTGATGAACCAGATGCTCCAAAAGTAAAAGTTCTTGTTGCAAATCCAAGAGAAGGGAAATGGCGTTATAAGAGAAATAGTCCATGCATTCTTATAATTCCAGGCGGAGGACTTACAACATGTTTCCGCTTTACAGCTGCAATTGAAGATTGGGCAGATAAGTATGGAGTTCCGGTAGCAACCTTTAATTACCGCACACTTTGTATGGGCGCTCAGTATCCACAACCGATGAATGATTGTGAAGCTGCATATAATTTCCTTACAGAGCATGCAAAAGAACTGAATATTAGTGCTAATAAGATTATTATTCATGGTAATAGTTCTGGTGGACATTTGTCATTGGCTCTGTGTCACAGACTGAAAAAACGTGGAATCACACCACGCGGTTGTCTGGTATGGGTGCCGATTATTGATGATCGTCCGTTGCCACAATATCGCTCATTAAGTATAAATTCTGCATTTTGGGGTGGCTCTGATGCTGCACAATCTGCACGTCAATACTTAGGAAAAATGAACAATATGGTTGATGTTCCGGCAGAAGCATTCCCAGGACGTGCTACGGTAGAAGAATGTGTAGGATTACCACCAACATTCATTCATGCTATGGCTAATGATAATGGTGTGGATCAGGCTTATGATTATGCAAGTAAACTTGCAGCTGCAGGTGTTTATGTTGAACTTCATAACTGGGGCGGAAGTCAGCATTGTTCATTGTCAACAGCAGCAAATGTATTGGATAAAGACGATCCAACAGCAGAGTATGCACAGCTGTTTAATGCAGTGAATGAAAAGGAATTCAAGGATATGTTTGAAAACGATTTAAGACGTCCATGGACAGTCGAAGAATTTAATGAAAAGAACTGA
- a CDS encoding LrgB family protein, whose product MEFFNNSVFFGVMLSLLAYGIGALLKQKFKLAIFNPLLISVIIVIAVLAVSGIDYKVYNEGAKYISYLLTPATICLAIPLYEQFELLKSNWKAIAVGIFSGVLASLGSILAMAVLFGFTHQEYVSFLPKSITTAIGMGVSEELGGYVSITVAIIVLTGVLGNMCAESVCKLFKIEEPIAKGIAIGTASHAIGTSKAMELGDIEGAMSSLSIVVSGLITVIGASVFAQFM is encoded by the coding sequence ATGGAATTTTTTAACAACTCTGTCTTTTTCGGGGTAATGTTAAGCCTTCTCGCCTACGGAATTGGCGCATTATTAAAACAGAAATTCAAACTTGCCATTTTCAATCCGCTCCTTATCTCAGTAATTATAGTAATTGCTGTTTTAGCAGTTTCCGGAATTGATTATAAGGTATATAATGAAGGAGCGAAATACATTTCTTATCTGCTTACACCAGCTACAATCTGCCTTGCTATTCCGCTTTATGAACAGTTTGAATTATTGAAATCCAACTGGAAAGCAATTGCAGTCGGTATTTTCAGTGGTGTACTTGCAAGCCTTGGAAGTATTCTTGCCATGGCAGTCCTATTTGGATTTACGCATCAGGAATATGTATCATTTCTTCCAAAATCTATTACAACTGCGATTGGAATGGGTGTATCAGAAGAGCTTGGAGGATACGTTTCCATCACCGTTGCTATCATCGTATTAACAGGTGTACTGGGAAATATGTGTGCAGAAAGCGTATGTAAGCTTTTCAAAATCGAAGAACCTATTGCCAAGGGTATTGCCATCGGCACTGCTTCCCACGCAATCGGAACTTCCAAGGCTATGGAGCTTGGGGATATTGAAGGCGCAATGAGCAGCTTGTCCATCGTAGTATCCGGACTTATCACTGTAATTGGTGCGTCCGTATTTGCACAATTCATGTAA
- a CDS encoding helix-turn-helix domain-containing protein: MNYGHLELRIEELLQEKGISKNMICKELDIPRSNFNRYCRNEFQRLDANLICKLCNYFECEIGELIRYVKE; the protein is encoded by the coding sequence ATGAATTATGGACATTTAGAATTAAGAATAGAAGAACTGTTACAAGAAAAAGGTATCAGTAAGAATATGATTTGTAAGGAACTTGACATACCGAGGTCAAATTTCAATAGATATTGCAGAAATGAATTTCAAAGACTGGATGCAAATTTAATCTGTAAACTATGTAACTATTTTGAATGTGAAATTGGTGAGTTAATTCGATATGTAAAAGAATAA